Proteins from a genomic interval of Scatophagus argus isolate fScaArg1 chromosome 6, fScaArg1.pri, whole genome shotgun sequence:
- the ptprc gene encoding receptor-type tyrosine-protein phosphatase C isoform X3 → MAGLCGLKTLLLWAGIIAWINCQSPQTTTQAPLSAQSISPVSPPRTATNSTFRSETSLSDESSAPRTVTEASVTSLTPPLTSPTPTSNSSVQALDSADTSANQSSPANTSDSPTTTSTNQTPDSQSNSSQNQTSPPITTSSTSQATTQAPPSAQCDYTVTPIKFGFQINITSSTNGTYTINIEEEGLTRGQTQYHQHQHSNQSSSLEIQHLKPCTEYKHSVTFIDNNGNETSCYHAGNKTKTIDMSQNDIKEVERCSPGYVCYHSDWNITSSLSASNNNPAESCMNDSKTLCIELNNNDFCSDLTVNFASGNCPSFSLTKSISIDFLNPSKITTTVQNKLPGDIKVDLAANCNVTDDYTCVESGNSNKYKTPSELEPFTDYRCVGHIKDNVTVINIPAFNVTIDCNVTITTEPKRVTNTSVDWSWTTKSINCSHLSKLEKFSYNCSCSPTGHKGDGGRVGKYSKEGKCIISGLTPYTSYTCGAQPTYNNVKTPSEIPLPDIETKPGIPEKTPKVTLTVLDHNVIKVTCHLVKSFYGPKKEYIARLHYDSDPENEIQEKKEEKCDFEFRDLSYLTAYKVKVTTYNGELESEPVTKGVSTQYDSKALIGFLVFLIILTSVALLFVTYKIYILKRRKSRDMTETLMLISTTNDEENLLTVEPIAAEVLLETYKRKLADEGRLFLAEFQSVPRIFSRYTVKEAKKPYNAPKNRYVDILPYDYNRVHLTTGNGETGCDYINASFVDGYKESKKYIAAQGPKDETVSDFWRMIWEQQSSIIVMVTRCEEGNRIKCAQYWPSPERETEIFEEFIVRLTSEDQCPDYTIRRLSLTNKREKNSEREVTHIQFISWPDHGVPEEAHLLLKLRRRVNAFKNFFSGPIVVHCSAGVGRTGTYIGIDAMMEGLEAEGRVDVYGYVVRLRRQRCLMVQVEAQYILIHQALLEHNQFGETEITLSELHSTLSTLKQKNADNEPTLLEDEFERLPTYKNWRTFNTGITEENKKKNRSSSVIPYDYNRVLLKLDEGRSRDSDPDDDDDDDSTDEEDEDSTKYINASHINGYWGPRALIAAQSPLPDTMADFWTMVYQKRASTVVMLSGCSEGDKESDCVYWDKDKKTFGDFEVEVVNTDTSAAFISRNMVIHHVKRKDSRSVKHFQFLKWENVELPEKPQDLTDMIKDIKRSCGSGKLARSVPIVVHCNDGSSRSGIFCALWNVLDSAETEKLVDIFQVAKTLRKERQGMFSSLAQYQFLYDTLEGIFPVQNGEVKAVQASAADSVQIVNETKAAEQPAEEKAEQTVSTTSNGQQGAEESAPLEAGGGQEDRTEEPKKVSTDMTPLEDTNNGPTVTVEG, encoded by the exons GTCAGTCCCCACAAA CCACCACACAAGCCCCTCTATCTGCACAGT CCATCTCACCCGTCTCACCTCCACGCACCGCGACAAATTCCACTTTTCGCTCAGAAACCAGTTTATCAGACGAATCCTCAGCTCCACGCACTGTGACAGAAGCTTCTGTCACTTCCCTCACACCTCCACTCACCTCGCCAACCCCCACCTCAAACTCCTCGGTTCAGGCACTCGATTCAGCTGACACATCTG CCAATCAGTCATCTCCTGCAAACACCTCAGACTCACCCACAACCACTTCAACCAACCAGACACCAGACTCTCAGTCAAACTCTTCTCAAAACCAGACCTCACCTCCAATCACCACCTCATCTACCAGCCAAG CCACCACACAAGCCCCTCCATCTGCACAGT GTGATTACACTGTAACACCCATCAAGTTTGGCTTCCAGATCAACATCACAAGCTCTACCAATGGTACCTACACCATAAACATTGAGGAAGAAGGCCTAACTCGGGGACAGACTCAGTACCATCAGCATCAGCACTCCAATCAAAGCTCATCACTTGAAATCCAGCACCTGAAGCCGTGTACTGAATataaacacagtgtgacatttATTGATAATAACGGCAACGAAACATCATGTTACCACGCtggaaataaaactaaaacaattgACATGA GTCAAAATGACATTAAAGAAGTTGAGAGATGCTCCCCTGGATATGTTTGTTACCACAGTGATTGGAACATCACGTCCTCATTATCAGCATCAAATAATAATCCAGCTGAGTCATGCATGAACGACAGTAAAACGTTGTGCATCGAACTTAACAACAATGACTTTTGCTCAGATCTGACAGTCAACTTCGCTTCAGGAAACTGTCCTTCCTTTAGCCTCACCAAAAGCATCAGTATTG ATTTCTTAAATCCaagtaaaataacaacaacagttcAAAATAAACTTCCTGGGGACATAAAAGTGGATTTAGCTGCAAACTGTAATGTCACAGATGATTACACATGTGTGG AATCTGGAAATTCCAACAAGTACAAGACCCCGTCGGAGCTGGAGCCCTTCACAGACTACAGATGTGTCGGCCACATTAAGGACAACGTCACCGTGATAAACATACCTGCTTTTAACGTGACGATTGACTGTA ATGTTACGATAACCACTGAGCCGAAACGTGTCACCAATACAAGCGTTGATTGGAGTTGGACCACCAAGAGCATCAACTGTTCTCACCTTTCTAAACTAGAGAAGTTTTCTTACAACTGTAGTTGTTCACCTACTGGCCACAAAGGTGATGGAG GTCGAGttggaaaatattcaaaagaaggaaaatgtattatttctgGACTGACACCATACACCAGTTACACCTGTGGAGCCCAACCCACCTACAACAACGTTAAGACACCTTCTGAAATTCCACTTCCTGACATTGAAACTAAGCCTGGAA TACCAGAAAAAACTCCTAAAGTGACGCTGACCGTTCTAGACcataatgtcattaaagtaaCCTGTCACCTTGTAAAATCTTTTTATGGACCCAAAAAGGAATACATTGCAAGACTTCATTATGATAGTGACCCTGAGAACGAGatacaagaaaagaaagaggaaaaatgtgactttgaatTCAGAGATCTAAGTTACTTAACAGCCTACAAAGTGAAG gTGACTACTTACAATGGAGAATTAGAGAGTGAGCCTGTCACAAAAGGTGTTTCCACTCAAT ACGACAGCAAAGCTCTGATCGGGTTTCTGGTCTTCCTCATCATTCTCACGTCTGTTGCTCTGCTTTTTGTCACCTACAAGATTTACATTCTCAAGCGCAGAAAGTCCCG TGACATGACTGAAACCTTGATGCTTATCTCAACAACAA ATGATGAGGAGAACCTGTTGACTGTTGAGCCGATCGCAGCAGAGGTCCTGCTGGAAACCTACAAGCGGAAGCTGGCTGATGAGGGAAGACTTTTCTTGGCTGAGTTTCAG AGCGTCCCCAGGATATTCTCAAGGTACACTGTGAAAGAGGCCAAAAAGCCCTACAATGCGCCCAAGAATCGCTATGTGGACATCCTGCCAT ATGATTATAACCGTGTCCATCTGACCACCGGAAATGGAGAGACAGGATGTGACTACATCAATGCCAGCTTCGTTGAT GGGTACAAGGAATCCAAAAAGTACATTGCAGCTCAAG ggCCGAAGGATGAGACTGTGAGTGACTTCTGGAGGATGATCTGGGAGCAGCAGTCCTCTATCATCGTCATGGTAACACGCTGTGAAGAAGGAAACAGG ATCAAGTGTGCGCAGTATTGGCCGTCTCCAGAGCGAGAGACGGAGATCTTTGAAGAGTTTATAGTGAGGCTGACCTCAGAGGACCAGTGTCCGGATTACACCATCCGCCGTCTCTCCCTAACTAAC aagagggagaagaactCAGAGAGGGAGGTGACCCACATCCAGTTCATTAGCTGGCCAGACCATGGCGTCCCAGAGGAAGCACATCTCCTCCTAAAACTGAGGCGGCGCGTCAATGCTTTCAAAAATTTCTTCAGCGGCCCCATCGTCGTTCACTGCAG CGCGGGAGTCGGCAGGACTGGCACCTACATCGGCATCGACGCCATGATGGAAGGTCTGGAGGCAGAAGGCAGAGTGGACGTCTACGGCTACGTAGTCAGACTCCGCAGACAGAGATGTCTCATGGTTCAAGTAGag GCACAGTACATCTTGATTCACCAGGCACTTCTGGAGCACAATCAGTTTGGAGAGACTGAGATCACCCTGTCTGAGCTCCACAGCACACTGAGCACGCTCAAACAGAAAAACGCAGACAACGAACCCACCTTACTGGAGGATGAGTTTGAG AGACTCCCCACTTATAAAAACTGGAGGACATTCAACACTGGGatcacagaagaaaacaagaagaagaatcgcTCTTCATCTGTCATCCCAT ATGACTACAACCGGGTGCTGCTGAAGCTTGATGAAGGACGCAGTCGTGATAGCGACCCTGACGACGATGACGACGATGACTCAAcggatgaagaggatgaggattCCACTAAGTACATCAATGCCTCCCACATAAAT GGTTACTGGGGCCCACGTGCCCTCATCGCAGCACAGTCTCCACTGCCAGACACCATGGCTGACTTCTGGACGATGGTTTACCAGAAGAGAGCGTCGACTGTTGTCATGCTCTCAGGCTGCAGTGAGGGAGATAAG GAGTCTGACTGTGTCTATTgggacaaagacaagaaaacatttggGGACTTTGAGGTAGAGGTGGTGAACACAGACACCTCCGCTGCTTTCATCAGCCGCAACATGGTGATCCATCATGTCAAG AGGAAAGACAGTCGGTCGGTGAAACACTTCCAGTTCCTTAAGTGGGAGAACGTAGAGCTGCCAGAGAAACCTCAAGATCTGACAGACATGATCAAGGACATCAAGCGCAGCTGTGGCAGCGGCAAGTTGGCGAGGAGCGTGCCCATTGTGGTCCACTGCAA TGACGGCTCGTCCCGTTCAGGGATTTTCTGTGCTCTGTGGAACGTGCTGGACAGTGCTGAGACAGAGAAGCTGGTGGACATCTTCCAGGTGGCCAAAACCCTACGCAAAGAGAGGCAGGGCATGTTCTCCAGCCTG
- the ptprc gene encoding receptor-type tyrosine-protein phosphatase C isoform X2, whose amino-acid sequence MAGLCGLKTLLLWAGIIAWINCQSPQTNQSSPANTSGSPTTTSTKQKSDSQSNSSQNQNSPPITTSSTSQATTQAPLSAQSISPVSPPRTATNSTFRSETSLSDESSAPRTVTEASVTSLTPPLTSPTPTSNSSVQALDSADTSANQSSPANTSDSPTTTSTNQTPDSQSNSSQNQTSPPITTSSTSQATTQAPPSAQCDYTVTPIKFGFQINITSSTNGTYTINIEEEGLTRGQTQYHQHQHSNQSSSLEIQHLKPCTEYKHSVTFIDNNGNETSCYHAGNKTKTIDMSQNDIKEVERCSPGYVCYHSDWNITSSLSASNNNPAESCMNDSKTLCIELNNNDFCSDLTVNFASGNCPSFSLTKSISIDFLNPSKITTTVQNKLPGDIKVDLAANCNVTDDYTCVESGNSNKYKTPSELEPFTDYRCVGHIKDNVTVINIPAFNVTIDCNVTITTEPKRVTNTSVDWSWTTKSINCSHLSKLEKFSYNCSCSPTGHKGDGGRVGKYSKEGKCIISGLTPYTSYTCGAQPTYNNVKTPSEIPLPDIETKPGIPEKTPKVTLTVLDHNVIKVTCHLVKSFYGPKKEYIARLHYDSDPENEIQEKKEEKCDFEFRDLSYLTAYKVKVTTYNGELESEPVTKGVSTQYDSKALIGFLVFLIILTSVALLFVTYKIYILKRRKSRDMTETLMLISTTNDEENLLTVEPIAAEVLLETYKRKLADEGRLFLAEFQSVPRIFSRYTVKEAKKPYNAPKNRYVDILPYDYNRVHLTTGNGETGCDYINASFVDGYKESKKYIAAQGPKDETVSDFWRMIWEQQSSIIVMVTRCEEGNRIKCAQYWPSPERETEIFEEFIVRLTSEDQCPDYTIRRLSLTNKREKNSEREVTHIQFISWPDHGVPEEAHLLLKLRRRVNAFKNFFSGPIVVHCSAGVGRTGTYIGIDAMMEGLEAEGRVDVYGYVVRLRRQRCLMVQVEAQYILIHQALLEHNQFGETEITLSELHSTLSTLKQKNADNEPTLLEDEFERLPTYKNWRTFNTGITEENKKKNRSSSVIPYDYNRVLLKLDEGRSRDSDPDDDDDDDSTDEEDEDSTKYINASHINGYWGPRALIAAQSPLPDTMADFWTMVYQKRASTVVMLSGCSEGDKESDCVYWDKDKKTFGDFEVEVVNTDTSAAFISRNMVIHHVKRKDSRSVKHFQFLKWENVELPEKPQDLTDMIKDIKRSCGSGKLARSVPIVVHCNDGSSRSGIFCALWNVLDSAETEKLVDIFQVAKTLRKERQGMFSSLAQYQFLYDTLEGIFPVQNGEVKAVQASAADSVQIVNETKAAEQPAEEKAEQTVSTTSNGQQGAEESAPLEAGGGQEDRTEEPKKVSTDMTPLEDTNNGPTVTVEG is encoded by the exons GTCAGTCCCCACAAA CCAATCAGTCATCTCCTGCAAACACCTCAGGCTCACCCACAACCACTTCAACCAAGCAGAAATCAGACTCTCAGTCAAACTCTTCTCAAAACCAGAACTCACCTCCAATCACCACCTCATCTACCAGCCAAG CCACCACACAAGCCCCTCTATCTGCACAGT CCATCTCACCCGTCTCACCTCCACGCACCGCGACAAATTCCACTTTTCGCTCAGAAACCAGTTTATCAGACGAATCCTCAGCTCCACGCACTGTGACAGAAGCTTCTGTCACTTCCCTCACACCTCCACTCACCTCGCCAACCCCCACCTCAAACTCCTCGGTTCAGGCACTCGATTCAGCTGACACATCTG CCAATCAGTCATCTCCTGCAAACACCTCAGACTCACCCACAACCACTTCAACCAACCAGACACCAGACTCTCAGTCAAACTCTTCTCAAAACCAGACCTCACCTCCAATCACCACCTCATCTACCAGCCAAG CCACCACACAAGCCCCTCCATCTGCACAGT GTGATTACACTGTAACACCCATCAAGTTTGGCTTCCAGATCAACATCACAAGCTCTACCAATGGTACCTACACCATAAACATTGAGGAAGAAGGCCTAACTCGGGGACAGACTCAGTACCATCAGCATCAGCACTCCAATCAAAGCTCATCACTTGAAATCCAGCACCTGAAGCCGTGTACTGAATataaacacagtgtgacatttATTGATAATAACGGCAACGAAACATCATGTTACCACGCtggaaataaaactaaaacaattgACATGA GTCAAAATGACATTAAAGAAGTTGAGAGATGCTCCCCTGGATATGTTTGTTACCACAGTGATTGGAACATCACGTCCTCATTATCAGCATCAAATAATAATCCAGCTGAGTCATGCATGAACGACAGTAAAACGTTGTGCATCGAACTTAACAACAATGACTTTTGCTCAGATCTGACAGTCAACTTCGCTTCAGGAAACTGTCCTTCCTTTAGCCTCACCAAAAGCATCAGTATTG ATTTCTTAAATCCaagtaaaataacaacaacagttcAAAATAAACTTCCTGGGGACATAAAAGTGGATTTAGCTGCAAACTGTAATGTCACAGATGATTACACATGTGTGG AATCTGGAAATTCCAACAAGTACAAGACCCCGTCGGAGCTGGAGCCCTTCACAGACTACAGATGTGTCGGCCACATTAAGGACAACGTCACCGTGATAAACATACCTGCTTTTAACGTGACGATTGACTGTA ATGTTACGATAACCACTGAGCCGAAACGTGTCACCAATACAAGCGTTGATTGGAGTTGGACCACCAAGAGCATCAACTGTTCTCACCTTTCTAAACTAGAGAAGTTTTCTTACAACTGTAGTTGTTCACCTACTGGCCACAAAGGTGATGGAG GTCGAGttggaaaatattcaaaagaaggaaaatgtattatttctgGACTGACACCATACACCAGTTACACCTGTGGAGCCCAACCCACCTACAACAACGTTAAGACACCTTCTGAAATTCCACTTCCTGACATTGAAACTAAGCCTGGAA TACCAGAAAAAACTCCTAAAGTGACGCTGACCGTTCTAGACcataatgtcattaaagtaaCCTGTCACCTTGTAAAATCTTTTTATGGACCCAAAAAGGAATACATTGCAAGACTTCATTATGATAGTGACCCTGAGAACGAGatacaagaaaagaaagaggaaaaatgtgactttgaatTCAGAGATCTAAGTTACTTAACAGCCTACAAAGTGAAG gTGACTACTTACAATGGAGAATTAGAGAGTGAGCCTGTCACAAAAGGTGTTTCCACTCAAT ACGACAGCAAAGCTCTGATCGGGTTTCTGGTCTTCCTCATCATTCTCACGTCTGTTGCTCTGCTTTTTGTCACCTACAAGATTTACATTCTCAAGCGCAGAAAGTCCCG TGACATGACTGAAACCTTGATGCTTATCTCAACAACAA ATGATGAGGAGAACCTGTTGACTGTTGAGCCGATCGCAGCAGAGGTCCTGCTGGAAACCTACAAGCGGAAGCTGGCTGATGAGGGAAGACTTTTCTTGGCTGAGTTTCAG AGCGTCCCCAGGATATTCTCAAGGTACACTGTGAAAGAGGCCAAAAAGCCCTACAATGCGCCCAAGAATCGCTATGTGGACATCCTGCCAT ATGATTATAACCGTGTCCATCTGACCACCGGAAATGGAGAGACAGGATGTGACTACATCAATGCCAGCTTCGTTGAT GGGTACAAGGAATCCAAAAAGTACATTGCAGCTCAAG ggCCGAAGGATGAGACTGTGAGTGACTTCTGGAGGATGATCTGGGAGCAGCAGTCCTCTATCATCGTCATGGTAACACGCTGTGAAGAAGGAAACAGG ATCAAGTGTGCGCAGTATTGGCCGTCTCCAGAGCGAGAGACGGAGATCTTTGAAGAGTTTATAGTGAGGCTGACCTCAGAGGACCAGTGTCCGGATTACACCATCCGCCGTCTCTCCCTAACTAAC aagagggagaagaactCAGAGAGGGAGGTGACCCACATCCAGTTCATTAGCTGGCCAGACCATGGCGTCCCAGAGGAAGCACATCTCCTCCTAAAACTGAGGCGGCGCGTCAATGCTTTCAAAAATTTCTTCAGCGGCCCCATCGTCGTTCACTGCAG CGCGGGAGTCGGCAGGACTGGCACCTACATCGGCATCGACGCCATGATGGAAGGTCTGGAGGCAGAAGGCAGAGTGGACGTCTACGGCTACGTAGTCAGACTCCGCAGACAGAGATGTCTCATGGTTCAAGTAGag GCACAGTACATCTTGATTCACCAGGCACTTCTGGAGCACAATCAGTTTGGAGAGACTGAGATCACCCTGTCTGAGCTCCACAGCACACTGAGCACGCTCAAACAGAAAAACGCAGACAACGAACCCACCTTACTGGAGGATGAGTTTGAG AGACTCCCCACTTATAAAAACTGGAGGACATTCAACACTGGGatcacagaagaaaacaagaagaagaatcgcTCTTCATCTGTCATCCCAT ATGACTACAACCGGGTGCTGCTGAAGCTTGATGAAGGACGCAGTCGTGATAGCGACCCTGACGACGATGACGACGATGACTCAAcggatgaagaggatgaggattCCACTAAGTACATCAATGCCTCCCACATAAAT GGTTACTGGGGCCCACGTGCCCTCATCGCAGCACAGTCTCCACTGCCAGACACCATGGCTGACTTCTGGACGATGGTTTACCAGAAGAGAGCGTCGACTGTTGTCATGCTCTCAGGCTGCAGTGAGGGAGATAAG GAGTCTGACTGTGTCTATTgggacaaagacaagaaaacatttggGGACTTTGAGGTAGAGGTGGTGAACACAGACACCTCCGCTGCTTTCATCAGCCGCAACATGGTGATCCATCATGTCAAG AGGAAAGACAGTCGGTCGGTGAAACACTTCCAGTTCCTTAAGTGGGAGAACGTAGAGCTGCCAGAGAAACCTCAAGATCTGACAGACATGATCAAGGACATCAAGCGCAGCTGTGGCAGCGGCAAGTTGGCGAGGAGCGTGCCCATTGTGGTCCACTGCAA TGACGGCTCGTCCCGTTCAGGGATTTTCTGTGCTCTGTGGAACGTGCTGGACAGTGCTGAGACAGAGAAGCTGGTGGACATCTTCCAGGTGGCCAAAACCCTACGCAAAGAGAGGCAGGGCATGTTCTCCAGCCTG